In Girardinichthys multiradiatus isolate DD_20200921_A chromosome 10, DD_fGirMul_XY1, whole genome shotgun sequence, the sequence ACCATTCTGTAGAATCCGATGAAACCACAAACATTCCTCCAACAGATGAAGACGTGGTTGAAAACTGGAGGGGACTAATTCTTCCACCCAAAAAATGGAATGGAAGAGGACTTCTTATCTCACTTCCTGCACTGAATGGCTCCATGCAGATCCATTGTTTGGGGCAAAAAGCGTGAAAGTGGGactattaaaaaatggaaacctgCATCAACCGATTAGAGTTGGGACATCAACAATCTCTGTTCTGAACACATGTGCATTTGATGCGTTTTGTCAGTGCTTATGCTGTGCTTTGTGTGACCGCtcagcatttcaaaatgttgtcaGGAACAACACTAGCAAGTACACATCTGAATAGCCCCTCTCccctcacaaaaacaaaattaaatttctgcagtggcctagtcaaagtccagacttaaatttttcattttacgatttatttttgttgttgttgtgccGCTAGTCTCCTACTGCAATCAGGCAGGAGATGGGCAAAAAGAGGAGGGGTGGAGCACATACAGCAAAAGTCCACACTGAGTATCAACAGCTTCTACACACCAGGTGGCCACCATGTCACACCCAAAGGTCCTGTTATGAATCCCAGTGAGATGCAATGACCCTAAACTACCTGTTCATGCTTGAAAGCCCTCTAATGAGGCTAAATTAAAAAGACTCTGTGAAGAGGAGTGGCCCTACATTCCTCCACAGCGATGTAAAACACTGTATGGCATTAATCATAAAAACCTGCTGCTTTTGCCACCAAAGGCAGCACAACCAGGTATTTGGTGCAGGGGGGAATACCTATTCACATCCAGGTTTGTTTGTATACTGTCCATTAAACAGTAATTAGTGGCTTTGGAGGGATGCTTAATTTGTGTGGAGCAGAAAAAATGCCACCTGTTGATAAAAGCAACGATACTCCTCCTGAGGGAGGAGCTATGAGCTAAGGGAGTAAGTTAGATGtcttatgtttaaataaaattcttcCCAAAGAAAATATTCTCTCTTGTTGACTACAAACGCTAAAATAAAGGTGCAAGACACGTTAGTGTGAGTAAATCATGAAAACATATACTTTTGTAAACACTGAATTGTTTGGCTGCTGGATCAAAGAAGCTAATCAAAAAAGATTGCTGATTCACTGGTAAATTTGGATTAATCAATCATCTATCTAAACATAATTTGCATTTTGTTCATACATACCTACACGGAGCCAGTGCTTATGCAAAACTGACATGAAAGGAACATTGTTcctttactttttctttctaaaaggTTCTGCTCCAGATGTTTGGAGGCAGTGTTTGACTGTCAGTGGTTTTATTGATAACATCCTGGTGTAGCCCTGCCCTGTCTCTACTCTGTGTACAAAATGCTTCTTCCTACAATTTAGCCTTTACTTTAGCCTGACTTTTCTTGTACCACAGGTCTGACTAATCTAAAAGGCATAACATCGGTGCATATTCTGGTACAAGTTGCTGTGTATATGTCAACCAGGAAATCCTTTGTACAGTGGCTCTCAAAGGCTGACTAGCTGGTGTTTagctgaggaaaaaaaactctTCAACGTTTTCAGTGATAATGTGGCGATTACctatgcttttttcttttttgctggtGATATCAACCACcattatcttttttattatattcctggaaaattcagcaaaaacaaaacagtaagtgcttttgtattttctgtaaaaatagAGAACAATGTGAATTGTATTTTTTGATTAGTGCTTATGAtataattcaattttatttgaaTAGGGCAcgtcatttgtcttgattaatactttctgtttcagttttatcaaTTTTTAATTACAGGTTGATGGTTGTCTcaggaacaaacaaaaccaacagAGAATACAAACTGTTGCAAATTGGTAAATTATTGCAAAAGAACACAGAGCTGACTCCAAAAAGAACAGTTCTGAAAATGGATCCAGTGAACACCATTCCTTCTGAAACTCCTATTCCCataatttggaaaaaatattttaagaagcTTCCTCAGTGGAGCTTCGAGGATATCTATAACTTGGATGCTTCACTTAGACCAATGGTAAGCATTTTAAgacaaaactgaaaaccaagATTAGTTCGTTGATGCTGGCAGGTCCACCTGGCTTGCTTTTACTTGTTTGCTTTTGTAGTGACTTCAATAAATATCTGAACTCCTCTTTGTGTGCTTAGCTATAATACAGTGCATCAATGTTATTTTTAGCTGtacaaacatttcaaatgtcTTTGATAAGCATAGATCTCTTAGATGGGATTTcatcaatatttgttttatgaaaactAAGAATCCTTGCTTTTGCAGGTTTcaaaatctgtgttttaaaggATGTGTAATCGGTGTCCAGTTATTAAAGCCAAGATTGATTGGTACCTATATCGTAGTTTCTGTGTTTGTCTAATTTTAATGAGgtcaaaaagcatttaaaatgcgCCCTTGTCACGGTTTACCTGATAtcggaccccagaatgcagacgagcaggcagcgtgatggtaagtgaataaaaaaggtttaataccaaaaactcactcacagcaggaggcaggagcaaaacaaacgggcaggcaagacatgcatggcatgatcaaaaagacaagacttggtttgaaaacaagacatgagcatgagaatgaaagatgtttccacaaagacaaacagagcaggtgtgaatatatcgagtgaaaaccaggtggagcaaggggacagattaacttggacaggtgagccgaataaacttaattgacagaacaaaacgtggctgcggcaaaaacagagactctaataaacaaactagaaaaacatgaagctaaagcataaccagatctgaaaaaccaaacttgacaaaacatgaacaagacgacaaaactaaagcatgaccaggaaaataaacagaaacatgattcaaaatctaagaagaataataacaatagaatgagtcaaaaccttaactgtgaaaaacataagaagaaacccgaaaccaaaaaccaaacaaccctacatcatgacagccCCTTGATTTTATGAAGATGTGGATAAAAGCTTTCATGAATCTAAAACTGCGTTTCAAGATGTCTATGTTTAGCAAAGAATTACTCAGTTCAGATCTGATCAGTCTaagaagtttttattttgtaccaaATTAATGGGAGATTAATGGGAATTAATTGGCCCCCTGAAAATAACATATCCTATTTCCTAACCAACATGTACATAGCATACTGCTTATTAAATGGGTATTGAAGCCACCATTTTTACATGCACTGTGCACTCTTCCATCACATGCACAGATGACTTCTAGATCCCTGGATTATCATGGCCACACATTTGTCAACATAAAACGTAATTTTTCAACATATAATTGGGTAAATATATTTGATGCATAGTAGTAATACTTAACTTCCAAATATCATATTTTTCACATGCTTCTTATTGGAAATAAGACGGATGTCTCGCAGAAGAtaataaaactatgtaaaaaAATTGAGGGAAGATGatttatctgattttatttacattttgataaaaaatgacatatagaaaataatttatactcTTCTCATCAATcattaaagaaaatctttattgatattacagcaatcaaacccttatTATAAGTGCTTTTCATATGTTTCTTTTCAAATTAGACGattaatctttttaaattaCACTTTAAGTCTTTGAGAATAGAAGGCCTCCTTACCATTACCTTAATCTTTCATAGCTCAGGCTCATAATAATTTTGCTATCAAATAACCATGCTGACAAAGACTTTCATTTTCACTTTGACAAGaaataacatgttttaatattttgagatctTGTGCAATATTATCAGGTCACACTTCTATGAGTGACCTATTTTAGAGTTGTTATAATTCAGTGTTTTTTCTGCCCAGACATGTCCGCAGTCTCTGCGTAACTCCAAGGACGAGGCCTTCCAGAAAGCTTTCCTTCCCAACATACGCATGTTTCTGCACAAAGACAACTTCAACATCAGAGAGTGGAACCGGCTGTCACATTTTAACAATCCTTTTGGTTTTATGCAAATGAATTATGATGGTAAGTGTTTTCCTACACATCTTAACTTAgaaatacttattttttatcCTCCTTGAAGATTAGAAGAAATTCGATTTTGAATTTTTGAATTTTGatccacacagggtcaaaattGTATGTTTAGGATAGAGGAAATCCAATAAATGTTTGGATCATTGATATGCTGGAAGGATCCAGAGGAGGAGCATAAGTCTGCTGCTTCAGTCAGCTCAGGCCACTCTGCCattacttaaatgttttttatttaaagatattggcaaaatatctattaaaaaaattaacaggtgcttaaaatatgtataataaaataaacataatggATCTGAAATTTagttgtttcttttaaatggCAGCATAGGCATAGAATAAGACAAGTCTACCACCAACCCCACTGATATTTTGTTGAACTTTCCTTGACAAGTTGCATCATGCTTTTATGCAGCCATCATGAAGTTCCTCATATAGTTAAGGCTGGATGTGTTTTCATTTAACCAGGATTGGTAGTTAATATACACTGGGTTGGTTTTTTAAAGGATCAGGGTTTTGGTAGCCAATTCAAAAGGTTAATGCTAGCCTGtgttatccattccaaaaccagttctggtgggtgtttgggatcattgaccTCATGTCACTGTCTTGATAGTGGCCATGCAGCTGATGATTTGAGATAAAGTTAAAGAATTAGGTGGTTTTCtgtctttgttgttttattcctTCAACTTCCTTGTTCCAAAAGTACCACTTGTCACTAAGACAAATCTTTGCGGACACATTCCCGTCACGTTTGAAGAAGTCCATTTTGAAACAGGAATTTCTTTCAGGTTCTGTGATCTCTAAGGCAAAGGTGATAAAACATTTCCCTGTGGACAATGTACGTCGCATTCCCGTAGTAACGCAACCCAAGGGTTATCAAATTTTTTATAATTCCTACCTCAGTGAACACCCAGTTTTTCAAGTACCATCTCTTTAAGGGTGAGAAAGTTTACTCTGCAGTAGTATGCattgctgaaggatgttgcttTGGTAACTGAGCATTTCCTCCTAGTTTCATAGCATGAGACCAAAACATGGTGGAGATAGGTTTGTTGTGATTGCCAGATCCAAGTTATGCCTTCAGAGGTAAACGAGACACCGTAGAAGTAGTCAAATCTTTCCTATTCAGCTATTTGGCCATTCCCTTTGTTCTAAACATTGTTCAGTCTGATGAGTActgcaaaataaatcttttttgtgTTGGCAAAAACAAACTACCAGCAGCAGGCAATCATGATCCCTGACATTAAGTCAACAAGCTTTGTCATTTTCCAGTTTAAAAACCTTCAACCCcacttaataaaacatttaagtggaaGTCTGTTTATATTTAAGCCTGGCATCCAATCcttgtatttttaaataaatatatgtttaaGTTGCATGTTGGGAAATCTTGGAAAAAAGATCAGTTCAACAAAATCATCAAATGCCACAACTTATGTTGGTGTGTGTATGTAACCAACTGAATATACCCTTCTGATTGGAAGACTTCCTTTCTTCCTGAATTTATTATCCTTCAGTGATAACTGCTACtttttttagttatttcacttgaaaaaaaaatctgttgtaTTTACTTTATAGGGTTACACAttactttaaatgtttaagGATAATCCCTTTCAACTGTAGATTATTACATTGTTTACAAAGAAGAAGCCAAGATTTCTGGAAAAGAAACCTGGACATAAGCCATAATATAATGTACTAAACACTTGATAAAGTTTGCTGGAAATACCAAGTTTTAAGTTACAAtatgctaaaacattttaatatttacaaaaaaaagtatgcttttaatttttgattcaaatttttttgcaGATGTAATGCCTGTAGTCAAGCTAATTTCAAAGCCAAAAGAACCACTGCTTCGCCCAAAACCAGGCGGGGATGGCTGTGTGCACTGTGCTGTGGTGGGAACAGGAGGCATCCTGAACGGCTCAAAAATGGGAGCTGAGATTGACGCTCATGACTACGTCTTTCGGTAGGACAACAAAAAAAGACGCtaatcctaaccctaaccctgactCAGCTGAGCAGCATCGTGACAGTATTTGTAAAGACCAGAAATCCTAAGTTTGACACTGCAGTACAGAGGCCCATAATCTGTGTATACTTTAGAAATTTTGTGGGTATAGGTTATTCATAGGTTATTCTCGTTAAATGGGAGGGTTTGTGGATTTCTGTCAGCTGCTGCTTCACATTTTACCTGATTAGATCTTCTTGTTTATTGGTCATCTCTTCACCCTAcctctggttttcatttgttGCCCCTGGATCCAACTGCTAGTTTACCTGCTCCATGTCACTGTTTGCCACCTTGTTGCCTTCCTGCTCCATGTCAGCACAGCGGCCTGTGTTGCATGCTGTGTTACCAGTTctctatttattaaaatactcaCCATATGGGTCCCTCGCTCTGTTCTGGACTTTGGCTCTACCTATGCCCAACAATACCCAATAAACTTGTAACCATTAATCTTTTCTGCTGCTCTTGCATTCATCCTTCagtatttgtttgcattttctgTTCCTTTTGAATGACAGCAGGTAAATCATTGTTATGTAAGAATATGTTCCCATGTGTTACATGTGTTTTTTCTCAAACCACAAGGCGTGTCCTTGACGTGTATAAAAAATATTCCTTGCTTTGTAAGCAAACCAGACAATAATTACAACCGTCAAACCTTTAAAACCAATTGTTGAGTTTCAGGTATTGCCTTATATTTATCAAGGTgttttagctgttagcagtgtTTTGTTAACTGGAAAGAATCAAAAAGGGACATCAAGAAGGTTTAATTAAGTTTTTCTTGTTAAACAGAATGAACCTCAAATGGATTTATCTGAAGAATAAATTGATTTTTGTTTAGCTAAGTTGTTTAACCACTACCTCAATTTTTCTCAGTCAAATCCTAGTACTTTTCATTTTGGGGGCATTTCAGGCTTTGACTGGCCAACAGTATTGTAAAAGAACAACTCTAAAGTTGATTTGTTGGTTCGCTTTAActtcaaaatataatttaacagCAGCTGAAAAGTCTTGATTTATATTGTGTGATAGGATGAATGGCGCGGTGGTCAGCGGTTTTGAGGAAGATGTCGGGAACAGAACATCAGTATATGTTCACACAGCCCACTCAATTACATCATCCCctcttttttacaaaaaatttgGATACATGGCTGCCCCACATGATGAGGTACTAAAATGACAATATATGTAATATTGTGTATACTtcccatgaaaaataaaaatgactttgTCATGCTCTTCCTTCTGACAGGGTATAAAGTACGTTCTGATTCCTGAGGGCTTGAGGGACTTCCAGTGGCTCAATGCTGTTATCAAAGGAGAACGAGTCTCTGAAGGGGAATATCGTAATagaaagtaaatattttttttttattgaatgagTAAAAGCATATTAGGGAAACTATGTTGTCATAGACGTTTGATTATGCCTAGTTGTGTTTTGCCTAATGTGAAGATGGGCTAGAAATGGGTGCCAATCACTTAACTATTTTGTTCCTTTgtagttttggttgttttgtatccaccttttttattttttagccaCCTTTTGAAATAATGCAGTCTAGGATTACGGCGGGACATTTCCAATCGGCAATGGATCGGTTCGTATCCAACAGGGGTGTGTTTTATACCAGCTTCAAGAACCATAGTTTACTAAAGTTAATGTTGATATATCACATCAACAAAAGAAAGGTTGCCCTtgagtttttggtttttggtttcatcagGGGTCATGAGTCAAACTAACCAAAAAGAGGATCTGAACCAGAATTAAGGTTACTTGGTCTGCAGAAAATGTGCAATTAAATTATGTTATACTTGAGACAgtggcattttatttatttatttattttttctccatAACTGATGAAAATACTTAACCACAAAAGATTAACTGATACACAATGGTTGTATGTGTTATGATATATAACGAATAGGGTTTTGAAACGAAGGTAGAAAGATAGCAACTCAAAGGTGCCATCAAACTTGATCAATATTTAAGTCTAAGTTATTTATAAGAATTTCTAGCTATGCTCACTGTGTTCATTCCCTGTAACATGTTTACTTTATGGCCACATATTGGCTTGGTATAGTTATTTAAAAATTGCTcacctgtttttttcttcaatggTAGAAAATATACccctttaaatatatatatcgGAGGTCTCTGTAATTTTACCTTCAGTTATGCATTTGCACTTGTTGTGTAAATAAACTTTACTAACAGCACTTTGAGTTACAACCCATGTATTACCTTTAAATAGtaatcagtgtttttgttactgtccattttattttccatttcagTAGAATAAACTCACATTCTCTAATTTTAGAAAACTCCAATCTTTAAATTCATATAATTTATTCAGTAGAGAGAAAATCTAATGTTAAGACATACATGTTTGTAACAAAATAACAACGTTTATTTGCAACCCTGCTGTTAATACATTGTACTGCATCATTTTCAAACAGGATTCCCAGGGCCTTCGGAAGAGTAGCAGACCCATGGCATCATAGATCCTTTGCCATACTTAACACGGGGCATGAGCCAGTTTTCatcttgttctttattttatgccatacccacctttactgtttgttGCTGAAACGCTAAATCTTAGTGTCAAGTGATCAAAGCACACTGCTCCATAAAAAGCCCCAGAAGTATTTAGTAAAGTCCAcacatttgtgtttgtgatgATTGGACAGAAAACGTTATTTCCTGTAATGTCGATAGCgttaagttattttttttgGGGGACTTGATGACTCCAAGATGTccctctttgctgcagtttccAAACTGTGAGCTTTAgagactttatttttattgcccTTACCATCCTCCACCATGCGCATGATGGTAAGATAAACTTTTATCTTCGTCCAGATCAGTTATGTTGAACCTTTAAATTTTTGATTTAATTGTAAAAAAGGGCCAATTTAGGCACTTTCTTTACTCATGAATATCAGCAAACGTTTGTCTTGCTTGAATGACATGTTCTGCATTCTTTCCTATTTTGTCAGGTCATATTTCTATATATTTCAGATTGGAAATGTCTGCAATATTCAATGTGGGTTCATTTTTTCTGCAGTGAAAGACTGCCATAATAGTACAAGCAAGCGTATCAGCAAACTCTTTACTGCAGACCTTGCATTGTTTTTTAAGTGTCATTCACTGAAATGGGTTTGGGCACACAGCTGTTCTTGAAGATTTAAGAAGGTCAAGGCCTTTTCAAGGTAAAGAATAGTtaattgtaaaaatatatattttattatacttatttatttgaaataagcATGTCCTTTATTCAATATGAACACTTTAGTCCATCATGTAAAGAAGCAGATTTATACAGGAGTAGTCATACAGGATTAGTTGATATTTCCGCTGTCCTGGGAAGTTGATGACTAACAAAAACAATGCGTTGTAAAATATCTATGATTCATACTTACGGTTATACTGACGTGCAATTATGTGTTCTATCACGAGCAgtatgtgttttcatttttgatttCCTTCTGATTGCATGTATTTTGATCATAACTGTTCTTTCCtaggtgtttttctgtgttttgttattcaGCTAGAGGTATTCTTTCTTAGAAATGTTCCCTGGAGTTTTTTATATTCTGTTCAGCTCCACCATGCTTGTTTCCATTCTCAGTCAGCTACCATGCAATCAGCAAACTCAGCCTACCTGTGACCACTCATCAATGTCATTCCACTCACCTATTTCCTCATTGTGTTTACGTTCATGGTTTCTTATTGTTCATCACCGGATTTTACTGCTGCTGTTCATGTCTATGCCTATTTTTCTCACACTCCCCTTCCTAATGCCTAATttgttgggttttatttttttataaaacttgATCTAAACAGAAGCATGTTGTGTGAC encodes:
- the LOC124875604 gene encoding alpha-N-acetylgalactosaminide alpha-2,6-sialyltransferase 1-like; protein product: MWRLPMLFSFLLVISTTIIFFIIFLENSAKTKQLMVVSGTNKTNREYKLLQIGKLLQKNTELTPKRTVLKMDPVNTIPSETPIPIIWKKYFKKLPQWSFEDIYNLDASLRPMTCPQSLRNSKDEAFQKAFLPNIRMFLHKDNFNIREWNRLSHFNNPFGFMQMNYDDVMPVVKLISKPKEPLLRPKPGGDGCVHCAVVGTGGILNGSKMGAEIDAHDYVFRMNGAVVSGFEEDVGNRTSVYVHTAHSITSSPLFYKKFGYMAAPHDEGIKYVLIPEGLRDFQWLNAVIKGERVSEGEYRNRNARTYYSGQYNETRFYVLHQDFLRYVRNRFLKSSNLNAGFWAIVRPTNGAFAIFTALHVCDTVSAYGFMTEDYRKYSNYYFQKYLKTNVVFYANHDYIMEKNLWKSLHDKKIIKLFQKTGSQENTEKLTALNH